One window of Salmo salar unplaced genomic scaffold, Ssal_v3.1, whole genome shotgun sequence genomic DNA carries:
- the LOC123731760 gene encoding pheromone-regulated protein PRM7, with translation MSSVCAFVANEVQSRFQPPAATLPVPPVLPVAVSTTRPADIQADPASSHLEVVDITPKTEADPACSHLEVVDITPKTEADPACSHLEVVNITPNTEADPACSHLEVVNITPNTEADPGCSQLDIVDITPKTEADPGCSHLEVVDITPKTEADPASSHLEVQDITPKTEAGPGSSHLNNVDITINTEADPASSHLNVVDVTPNTEAEPASFHLNNVDITPNTEAEPISSLLEVVDVTPEERTLTMAVFTTLPADIQAEDVAVVIPDVTPHVTKDVTLDVPCRARKGAVRRLFCRLWKAVCCCACYKEEEEQY, from the exons ATGAGCTCTGTCTGTGCCTTTGTGGCGAACGAGGTTCAGAGCCGCTTCCAGCCCCCTGCAGCCACCCTACCAGTCCCCCCTGTCCTCCCGGTGGCCGTCTCCACCACACGACCAGCTGACATCCAAGCAG ACCCAGCATCTTCCCACCTGGAAGTTGTGGACATCACCCCCAAAACAGAGGCAGACCCGGCTTGTTCCCACCTGGAGGTTGTGGACATCACCCCAAAAACAGAGGCAGACCCGGCTTGTTCCCACCTGGAGGTTGTGAACATCACCCCTAACACAGAGGCAGACCCGGCTTGTTCCCACCTGGAGGTTGTGAACATCACCCCTAACACAGAGGCAGACCCGGGTTGTTCCCAACTAGATATTGTGGACATCACCCCAAAAACAGAGGCAGACCCGGGTTGTTCCCACCTGGAGGTTGTGGATATCACCCCTAAAACAGAGGCAGACCCGGCATCTTCCCACCTGGAGGTTCAAGACATTACCCCAAAAACAGAGGCAGGCCCGGGTTCTTCCCACCTGAATAATGTGGACATAACCATTAATACAGAGGCAGATCCGGCTTCTTCCCACCTGAATGTTGTGGACGTAACCCCTAACACAGAGGCAGAGCCGGCTTCTTTCCACCTGAATAATGTGGACATCACCCCTAATACAGAGGCAGAGCCCATCTCTTCCCTCTTGGAGGTTGTGGACGTCACACCTGAAGAAAGGACTCTCACGATGGCCGTCTTCACCACTCTGCCAGCTGACATCCAAGCAG AGGATGTTGCTGTGGTCATCCCGGATGTCACCCCACACGTCACCAAGGACGTGACACTGGATGTTCCATGTAGAGCTAGGAAAGGGGCAGTCCGGCGATTATTTTGCAGGCTTTGGAAGGCAGTGTGCTGCTGCGCCTGCTACAAGGAAGAGGAGGAACAATATTAA
- the LOC106590944 gene encoding uncharacterized protein → MDRVWCIPEFTYGPTKEFCRSSLYFQTLQACWEETYYNKQKKVMVHYLLLQSQGQVPPHVTTEHMSNWLVSQGKKSLRERVWKETLEEGNDLARLAWEVNTCLKMMDIEHEAFCKLRRSMHSTSPADIDPKVHSIVERAVRSILGVQSNEPRSNLLSPSQVVVEVVPRLLLALWLQPEEGHSEHPILISGMAVGMVAAVVEKLSCMLKDPSPHIPFSRAAAFDSVRSILGRISQSFSTDDLQSPFYMSSVCAFVANEVQSRFQPPASTLPVPPVLPGAFSTTRPADIQADPASSHLNVVDITTNTEADPASFHLEIVKVTPNTEADPACSHLEVVDITPKTDADPACSHLEVVDITPKTEADPGCSHLEVQDITPKTEADPASSHLEVVNITPNTEEDPASLHLNVVDITLNTEADPASLHLNVVDITLNTEADPASSHLNVVDITLNTEADPGSSHLEVQDITPKTEAGPASSHLEVVDITPNTEADPASLHLNVVDITLNTEADPASLHLNVVDITLNTEADPASSHLNVVDITPNTEAEPASFHLNVVDITPNTEAEPASFHLNNVDITPNTEAEPASFHLNIVDITPNTEAEPISSLLEVVDVTPEERTLTMAVFTTLPADIQAEDVAVVIPDVTPHVTKDVTLDVPCRARKGAVRRLFCRLWRAVCCCACYKEEEEQY, encoded by the exons ATGGATAGGGTTTGGTGCATTCCGGAGTTCACTTATGGTCCCACAAAG GAATTCTGTAGAAGCAGCCTTTATTTTCAGACTCTGCAGGCCTGCTGGGAGGAAACATATTACAATAAACAG AAGAAGGTCATGGTCCATTATCTGCTGCTCCAGAGTCAAGGCCAGGTCCCGCCCCATGTCACCACGGAGCACATGAGCAACTGGCTGGTGTCTCAGGGCAAAAAATCCCTTAGGGAGAG GGTGTGGAAGGAAACCCTGGAGGAGGGAAACGACCTCGCTCGGCTG gcctGGGAAGTAAACACTTGCCTAAAAATGATGGACATAGAGCACGAGGCTTTCTGCAAGCTCCGCCGCTCCATGCATTCCACCTCGCCAGCTGACAT CGATCCTAAAGTCCACAGCATCGTGGAGAGAGCTGTGAGGAGCATTCTGGGCGTGCAGTCCAATGAGCCCCGTAGCAACCTGCTCAGCCCATctcaggtggtggtggaggtggtgcccAGGCTCCTCCTGGCCCTGTGGCTTCAACCAGAGGAAGGCCATTCAGAGCACCCAATCCTAATAAGCGGGATGGCCGTGGGCATGGTGGCGGCCGTAGTGGAGAAGCTCTCCTGCATGTTAAAGGACCCTTCCCCACACATCCCTTTCTCTCGGGCTGCTGCTTTTGACTCTGTGCGGTCGATCCTCGGGAGAATCAGTCAGTCCTTCTCCACCGATGACCTCCAGAGCCCTTTTTATATGAGCTCTGTCTGTGCCTTTGTGGCGAACGAGGTTCAGAGCCGCTTCCAGCCCCCTGCATCCACCCTACCAGTCCCCCCTGTCCTCCCGGGGGCTTTCTCCACTACACGACCAGCTGACATCCAAGCAG ACCCAGCGTCTTCCCACCTGAATGTTGTGGACATCACCACTAACACAGAGGCAGATCCGGCTTCTTTCCACCTGGAGATTGTGAAAGTCACCCCTAACACAGAGGCAGACCCGGCTTGTTCCCACCTGGAGGTTGTGGACATCACCCCAAAAACAGACGCAGACCCGGCTTGTTCCCACCTGGAGGTTGTGGACATCACCCCAAAAACAGAGGCAGACCCGGGTTGTTCCCACCTGGAAGTTCAAGACATCACCCCAAAAACAGAGGCAGACCCGGCATCTTCCCACCTGGAGGTTGTGAACATCACCCCTAACACAGAGGAAGACCCGGCTTCTCTCCACCTGAATGTTGTGGACATAACCCTTAATACAGAGGCAGATCCGGCTTCTCTCCACCTGAATGTTGTGGACATAACCCTTAATACAGAGGCAGATCCGGCTTCTTCCCACCTGAATGTTGTGGACATAACCCTTAATACAGAGGCAGATCCGGGTTCTTCCCACCTGGAGGTTCAAGACATCACCCCAAAAACAGAGGCAGGCCCGGCTTCTTCCCACCTGGAGGTTGTGGACATCACCCCTAACACAGAGGCAGATCCGGCTTCTCTCCACCTGAATGTTGTGGACATAACCCTTAATACAGAAGCAGATCCGGCTTCTCTCCACCTGAATGTTGTGGACATAACCCTTAATACAGAGGCAGATCCGGCTTCTTCCCACCTCAATGTTGTGGACATAACCCCTAACACAGAGGCAGAGCCGGCTTCTTTCCACCTGAATGTTGTGGACATAACCCCTAACACAGAGGCAGAGCCGGCTTCTTTCCACCTGAATAATGTGGACATAACCCCTAACACAGAGGCAGAGCCGGCTTCTTTCCACCTAAATATTGTGGACATCACCCCTAATACAGAGGCAGAGCCCATCTCTTCCCTCTTGGAGGTTGTGGACGTCACACCTGAAGAAAGGACTCTCACGATGGCCGTCTTCACCACTCTGCCAGCTGACATCCAAGCAG AGGATGTTGCTGTGGTCATCCCGGATGTCACCCCACACGTAACCAAGGACGTGACACTGGATGTTCCATGTAGAGCTAGGAAAGGGGCAGTCCGGCGATTATTTTGCAGGCTTTGGAGGGCAGTGTGCTGCTGCGCCTGCTACAAGGAAGAGGAGGAACAATATTAA